A genomic window from Sanguibacter antarcticus includes:
- the dxs gene encoding 1-deoxy-D-xylulose-5-phosphate synthase, whose amino-acid sequence MGLLENIQSPDDLRRLTPTESVEVAAEIREFLVQSVSRTGGHLGPNLGVVELTIGMHRVFSSPKDTFIFDTGHQSYVHKLLTGRQSFGDLRTRDGLSGYPSRSESVHDVVENSHASTALSWADGIAKANVVRGLTDRHVVAVIGDGALTGGMAWEALNNIAAGHDRRLIMIVNDNGRSYAPTIGGMAHHLDTLRTTRGYETFLDWGKRTLRRSGLPGRFAYDALHGLKKGIKDVVAPQGMFEDLGIKYVGPVDGHDIEAVERSLVRARAFGGPVLVHVITEKGRGYSPAEQDVADRFHAVGRIHPETGLPLAPSRFGWTKVFADEIVTIGRARPDVVAITAAMLAPVGLAPFEKEFPGRTFDVGIAEQHAATSAAGMAFAGLHPVVALYATFLNRAFDQVLMDVALHKAGVTFVLDRAGITGDDGASHNGMWDMAMLRIVPGLHLAAPRDEETLRAALRSAMDIDDAPSVVRYPKGPVGDAIPAVDVLDGVDVVRRTDVEQSGSDAPVVLPAPDGSSTSPRRVLLVGIGSMATTALEVCDILAAHGVTATVVSPTWVLPMPPVLTKLAGEHELVVTLEDGLAEGGIGALLGERVLAAGVGTPVLTVGLPTAFLDHASRDQIVTANRLTAPDVARDAIDWLARSRQG is encoded by the coding sequence ATGGGACTCCTGGAGAACATCCAGTCGCCCGACGACCTGCGTCGGCTCACCCCGACAGAGTCTGTCGAGGTGGCGGCCGAGATCCGTGAGTTCCTCGTCCAGTCGGTCTCGCGGACCGGAGGGCACCTCGGTCCCAACCTCGGGGTCGTCGAGCTGACCATCGGCATGCACCGTGTCTTCTCGTCTCCGAAGGACACGTTCATCTTCGACACGGGCCACCAGTCCTACGTGCACAAGCTGCTCACGGGGCGACAGTCGTTCGGTGACCTGCGGACACGTGACGGGCTGTCCGGTTATCCCAGCAGGTCGGAGTCCGTCCACGACGTCGTCGAGAACTCGCACGCGTCGACGGCGCTCAGCTGGGCGGACGGGATCGCCAAGGCGAACGTCGTGCGCGGGCTGACGGACCGCCACGTGGTCGCTGTCATCGGTGACGGCGCCCTGACCGGCGGGATGGCCTGGGAAGCGCTGAACAACATCGCGGCCGGCCACGACCGGCGCCTCATCATGATCGTCAACGACAACGGCCGCTCGTACGCGCCGACCATCGGCGGCATGGCGCACCACCTCGACACGCTGCGCACCACCCGCGGCTACGAGACGTTCCTCGACTGGGGCAAGCGGACGCTGCGGCGCTCGGGCCTGCCGGGTCGCTTTGCCTACGACGCGCTCCACGGGCTGAAGAAGGGCATCAAGGACGTCGTAGCCCCGCAGGGGATGTTCGAGGATCTCGGCATCAAGTACGTGGGCCCCGTCGACGGTCACGACATCGAGGCTGTCGAGCGATCGCTCGTGCGGGCCCGCGCGTTCGGCGGGCCCGTGCTCGTCCATGTGATCACCGAGAAGGGGCGGGGCTACTCCCCGGCGGAGCAGGACGTCGCCGACCGGTTCCACGCCGTGGGGCGCATCCACCCGGAGACCGGGCTGCCTCTCGCGCCGTCGCGCTTCGGTTGGACGAAGGTGTTCGCCGACGAGATCGTCACGATCGGCCGCGCCCGCCCCGACGTCGTCGCCATCACGGCCGCGATGCTCGCTCCTGTGGGCCTCGCGCCGTTCGAGAAGGAGTTCCCGGGGCGGACGTTCGACGTCGGGATCGCGGAGCAGCACGCTGCCACGTCCGCGGCCGGGATGGCGTTCGCAGGCCTGCACCCTGTCGTCGCGCTCTACGCGACGTTCCTCAACCGCGCGTTCGACCAGGTGCTCATGGACGTCGCGCTCCACAAGGCCGGCGTGACCTTCGTCCTCGACCGGGCCGGCATCACCGGGGACGACGGTGCCAGCCACAACGGCATGTGGGACATGGCCATGCTGCGCATCGTGCCGGGCCTGCACCTCGCTGCGCCTCGGGACGAGGAGACGCTCCGCGCCGCACTGCGCTCGGCGATGGACATCGACGACGCCCCGAGCGTGGTCCGCTACCCCAAGGGACCGGTCGGCGACGCGATCCCTGCGGTCGACGTCCTCGACGGCGTCGACGTCGTCCGCCGGACGGACGTCGAGCAGAGCGGCTCGGATGCTCCGGTGGTTCTTCCCGCACCGGACGGGTCGAGCACCTCCCCGCGGCGGGTTCTCCTCGTCGGCATCGGGTCCATGGCGACCACCGCGCTCGAGGTCTGCGACATCCTTGCCGCGCACGGCGTGACGGCCACTGTCGTGTCGCCCACGTGGGTTCTGCCCATGCCGCCCGTGCTGACGAAGCTCGCCGGTGAGCACGAGCTCGTCGTGACCCTCGAGGACGGGCTGGCGGAAGGCGGCATCGGCGCGCTGCTCGGCGAGCGGGTGCTCGCAGCGGGCGTCGGGACCCCTGTGCTGACGGTCGGCCTCCCGACAGCGTTCCTCGACCATGCGTCGCGCGACCAGATCGTCACCGCCAACAGGCTCACTGCGCCGGACGTCGCACGGGACGCCATCGACTGGCTGGCGCGATCGCGTCAAGGATGA
- a CDS encoding adenylyl-sulfate kinase, translated as MRQAPGEALPSGRAQVLFVGGASGTGKTSVAFEVSALLSRARIAHALVDGDNLDASYPDPGESDRDWFTTTNLAKVWETYRAAGQRRLVYVNTVSVLETVELATAVDSDAEVVAVLLGATESSVRDRLRQREQGSELDVHLERSVARRAELELRAPEWVTRLDTTGRTVEQVAADVVALTGWSTARTAETDPTVWV; from the coding sequence ATGAGGCAGGCTCCAGGCGAGGCTCTGCCCTCGGGTCGGGCCCAGGTGCTGTTCGTCGGTGGAGCGAGCGGCACAGGCAAGACGTCCGTCGCGTTCGAGGTGAGCGCGCTGCTCTCTCGCGCGCGGATCGCGCATGCGCTGGTCGACGGCGACAACCTCGACGCGAGCTATCCCGATCCGGGGGAGAGTGACCGGGACTGGTTCACCACGACGAACCTTGCCAAGGTGTGGGAGACCTACCGGGCTGCGGGCCAGCGGCGCCTCGTCTACGTCAACACCGTGAGCGTCCTCGAGACCGTCGAGCTGGCAACGGCCGTGGATTCCGACGCAGAGGTCGTGGCCGTGCTGCTCGGGGCCACGGAGAGCAGCGTGCGCGACCGGCTGCGCCAGCGTGAGCAGGGGAGCGAGCTCGACGTCCACCTAGAGCGCAGCGTCGCGCGCAGGGCGGAGCTGGAGCTGAGGGCACCTGAGTGGGTGACGCGCCTCGACACGACCGGGCGGACGGTGGAGCAGGTTGCTGCCGACGTCGTCGCCCTGACCGGGTGGAGCACGGCCCGCACGGCGGAGACCGACCCGACCGTCTGGGTGTGA
- a CDS encoding pyridoxamine 5'-phosphate oxidase family protein: MGTVVDSIDADLSLWIGQQHMFFVATAPSSVDGHVNASPRGLDSFSVLGPTRVGWVDLTGSGVETIAHLRDNGRVCIMFCSFDARPRIVRLHGRGRVAEPGTTEFDEVAVLHPAHTGTRAIVVVDVTRVSDSCGWGVPVMDHVRERDVIEPWSVKKGTDGLVAYREQKNARSIDGLPGLPETVAG, encoded by the coding sequence ATGGGCACAGTCGTAGACAGCATCGATGCTGACCTCTCCCTGTGGATCGGTCAGCAACACATGTTCTTCGTCGCCACGGCACCGTCCAGCGTCGACGGTCACGTGAACGCCAGCCCGCGCGGCCTCGACTCGTTCTCGGTCCTTGGTCCCACGCGCGTCGGCTGGGTCGACCTCACCGGCAGCGGCGTCGAGACGATCGCGCACCTGCGAGACAACGGACGCGTCTGCATCATGTTCTGCTCGTTCGACGCCCGTCCGCGGATCGTGCGCCTGCACGGTCGCGGCCGGGTCGCCGAGCCCGGGACGACCGAGTTCGACGAGGTCGCTGTGCTCCACCCGGCGCACACCGGCACCCGAGCCATCGTCGTCGTCGACGTGACGCGGGTGAGCGACTCCTGCGGCTGGGGCGTACCCGTCATGGACCACGTCCGCGAGCGCGACGTGATCGAACCATGGAGCGTGAAGAAAGGGACCGACGGGCTCGTCGCCTACCGCGAGCAGAAGAATGCCCGGAGCATCGACGGGCTCCCGGGTCTGCCCGAGACCGTCGCCGGTTGA
- the pflB gene encoding formate C-acetyltransferase, translating to MTTTADGTSTTPTSAETPQPWRGFTEGPWTDAVDVRDFIQRNYRPYEGDATFLEGATAKTLAVWDTLEKDFLSVERAKRVYDVDTHTPADIDAFPAGYISADDDVVVGLQTDVPLKRAMMPNGGWRMVETAIKEAGLEPDPQVKEIFTKYRKTHNEGVFDIYTPRIRAARSSHIITGLPDSYGRGRIIGDYRRVALYGVDFLIAEKLKDKDATADQPFSENWARYREEHSEQIKALKKLKNLGEQYGFDLGRPAATAKEAVQWTYFGYLAAVKSQDGAAMSFGRLSAFFDVYVERDFAEGTLTEVEAQEYIDALVLKLRIVRFLRTIDYDQIFSGDPYWATWSDAGFGDDGRTLVTKTSFRLLQTLRNLGPAPEPNITIFWDDKLPQGYKDLCAAISIETSAVQYESDSQIRNHWGDDAAIACCVSPMRVGKQMQFFGARVNAAKSLLYAVNGGRDEMSGKQVVKGFEPITSDAPLDYDEVWAKYDAMLDWVVGTYVEALNIIHYSHDKYAYEAVEMALHDDVIVRTLGCGIAGLSIVADSLSAIKYAKVTPVRDETGLVVDYVTEGKFPVYGNDDDRADVIAALVVKTVMDKIRALPTYRDAVPTQSVLTITSNVVYGKATGSFPSGHRKGEPFSPGANPENGMDTHGMVASMLSVGKLDYNDALDGISLTNTITPSGLGRTKDEQVKNLVGILDAGMGQGLFHANINVLNRDTLEDAIENPEKYPNLTVRVSGYAVNFVKLTREQQQDILSRTFHQSA from the coding sequence ATGACCACCACAGCAGACGGCACCTCGACCACCCCGACGAGTGCCGAGACTCCCCAGCCCTGGCGCGGGTTCACTGAAGGACCGTGGACCGATGCCGTCGATGTGCGCGACTTCATCCAGCGCAACTACCGCCCGTACGAGGGCGACGCGACCTTCCTCGAAGGAGCGACGGCGAAGACCCTCGCGGTCTGGGACACCCTCGAGAAGGACTTCCTCTCCGTCGAGCGCGCCAAGCGCGTCTATGACGTCGACACCCACACGCCAGCGGACATCGACGCTTTCCCCGCCGGCTACATCAGCGCTGACGACGACGTCGTCGTCGGGCTCCAGACGGACGTCCCGCTCAAGCGTGCGATGATGCCCAACGGTGGCTGGCGCATGGTGGAGACCGCGATCAAGGAGGCAGGCCTCGAGCCTGACCCTCAGGTCAAGGAGATCTTCACCAAGTACCGCAAGACGCACAACGAAGGCGTCTTCGACATCTACACCCCGCGCATCCGCGCAGCACGCTCCTCCCACATCATCACGGGCCTCCCGGACTCTTACGGGCGCGGCCGGATCATCGGTGACTACCGCCGCGTCGCTCTCTACGGCGTCGACTTCCTCATCGCCGAGAAGCTCAAAGACAAGGACGCCACCGCAGACCAGCCGTTCTCTGAGAACTGGGCGCGCTACCGCGAAGAGCACTCCGAGCAGATCAAGGCGCTGAAGAAGCTCAAGAACCTCGGTGAGCAGTACGGGTTCGACCTCGGTCGCCCCGCGGCGACCGCCAAGGAAGCCGTCCAGTGGACGTACTTCGGCTACCTCGCCGCCGTGAAGTCCCAGGACGGCGCCGCGATGAGCTTCGGCCGGCTCTCGGCCTTCTTCGACGTCTACGTCGAGCGCGACTTCGCCGAAGGCACCCTCACGGAGGTCGAAGCGCAGGAGTACATCGACGCTCTCGTTCTCAAGCTCCGCATCGTCCGGTTCCTGCGCACCATCGACTACGACCAGATCTTCTCTGGCGACCCGTACTGGGCCACGTGGTCGGATGCCGGCTTCGGAGACGACGGCCGCACGCTCGTCACCAAGACCTCGTTCCGCCTCCTGCAGACGCTGCGCAACCTCGGCCCGGCGCCTGAGCCCAACATCACGATCTTCTGGGACGACAAGCTGCCCCAGGGATACAAGGACCTCTGCGCCGCGATCAGCATCGAGACCTCGGCCGTCCAGTACGAGTCCGACTCCCAGATCCGTAACCACTGGGGCGACGACGCCGCGATCGCCTGCTGCGTCTCCCCGATGCGCGTGGGCAAGCAGATGCAGTTCTTCGGCGCACGCGTCAACGCGGCCAAGAGCCTGCTCTACGCCGTCAACGGTGGACGCGACGAGATGAGCGGCAAGCAGGTCGTCAAGGGCTTCGAGCCCATCACGAGCGACGCCCCGCTCGACTACGACGAGGTCTGGGCCAAGTACGACGCGATGCTCGACTGGGTCGTGGGCACGTACGTCGAGGCGCTGAACATCATCCACTACAGCCACGACAAGTACGCGTACGAGGCCGTCGAGATGGCGCTCCACGACGACGTGATCGTGCGGACCCTCGGGTGCGGCATCGCCGGCCTGTCGATCGTCGCTGACAGCCTCTCGGCGATCAAGTACGCGAAGGTCACCCCGGTGCGCGACGAGACCGGACTCGTCGTCGACTACGTGACCGAGGGCAAGTTCCCGGTCTACGGCAACGACGACGACCGCGCCGACGTCATCGCCGCCCTCGTCGTGAAGACCGTCATGGACAAGATCCGCGCGCTGCCGACGTACCGCGACGCGGTGCCGACGCAGTCGGTCCTGACGATCACGTCCAACGTCGTCTACGGCAAGGCCACCGGGTCGTTCCCGTCCGGTCACCGCAAGGGCGAGCCCTTCTCCCCGGGAGCCAACCCGGAGAACGGGATGGACACCCACGGGATGGTCGCCTCCATGCTCTCGGTCGGCAAGCTCGACTACAACGACGCGCTCGACGGCATCTCGCTGACGAACACGATCACCCCGAGCGGGCTCGGCCGGACCAAGGACGAGCAGGTCAAGAACCTCGTCGGCATCCTCGACGCAGGCATGGGCCAGGGGCTGTTCCACGCGAACATCAACGTCCTCAACCGTGACACCCTCGAGGACGCGATCGAGAACCCCGAGAAGTACCCGAACCTCACGGTTCGCGTCTCGGGCTATGCGGTGAACTTCGTCAAGCTGACGCGTGAGCAGCAGCAGGACATCCTCTCCCGCACGTTCCACCAGTCGGCGTGA
- the pflA gene encoding pyruvate formate-lyase-activating protein, whose translation MSSRVVPIVPIAGSACALDLVGDAVATSPSPAESAAATTAAILGDKDFEAPEHRATGVGTEGLEVTALDRSDKFAQMRAGTLGSIHSWELVTAVDGPGTRMTVFFSGCPLRCLYCHNPDTMQMKNGETITSEELLRRILRYKPVFTSTGGGLTISGGEVLMQPTFAATILAGAKAAGIHTTIDTSGYLGAACTDEMLETIDLVLLDVKSGDPDTYKKVTGRDLQPTLDFGRRIADKGIEIWVRFVLVPGLTDDTANIEAVADYAATLPTVTRLEVLPFHQMGRDKWASLGMRYELEDTPPPTNEETEQVRDIFRARGLSVF comes from the coding sequence ATGAGCAGCAGAGTCGTCCCGATCGTCCCGATCGCCGGGAGCGCGTGCGCTCTCGACCTGGTGGGAGACGCTGTTGCCACGAGCCCGTCACCTGCCGAGAGCGCAGCGGCGACCACCGCCGCTATCCTCGGCGACAAGGACTTCGAGGCGCCCGAGCACCGGGCGACCGGTGTGGGAACCGAGGGTCTCGAGGTCACGGCGCTCGACCGCAGCGACAAGTTCGCGCAGATGCGCGCAGGAACGCTCGGCTCGATCCACTCGTGGGAGCTCGTCACCGCTGTCGACGGGCCCGGCACGCGCATGACCGTCTTCTTCTCAGGCTGCCCGCTGCGGTGCCTCTACTGCCACAACCCCGACACGATGCAGATGAAGAACGGGGAGACGATCACGTCGGAGGAGCTCCTGCGGCGCATCCTCCGGTACAAGCCGGTCTTCACCTCGACCGGTGGCGGGCTGACGATCTCCGGTGGTGAGGTTCTCATGCAGCCGACGTTCGCCGCGACCATCCTCGCGGGTGCGAAGGCCGCCGGGATCCACACGACGATCGACACGTCCGGATACCTCGGTGCGGCATGCACCGACGAGATGCTCGAGACGATCGACCTCGTCCTGCTCGACGTCAAGAGCGGCGACCCGGACACGTACAAGAAGGTCACGGGCCGCGACCTGCAGCCCACCCTCGACTTCGGGCGTCGGATCGCCGACAAGGGCATCGAGATCTGGGTCCGGTTCGTCCTCGTCCCTGGGCTCACCGACGACACGGCGAACATCGAGGCTGTCGCAGACTATGCAGCGACGCTCCCGACCGTCACTCGGCTCGAGGTGCTGCCGTTCCACCAGATGGGCCGCGACAAGTGGGCGAGCCTCGGGATGCGCTACGAGCTCGAGGACACGCCCCCGCCGACCAACGAGGAGACCGAACAGGTCCGTGACATCTTCCGGGCGCGCGGGCTCTCCGTCTTCTGA
- a CDS encoding VOC family protein yields the protein MAITEIQLFSVPVTDQDRSRDFYRDVLGFQVLGDQQVTPEMRWVQLAPPRGSTAITLVTWFPTMKPGDLKGIVLETDDLDGDVERLSRDGVVFETPIEEQAWGRFATFNDPDGNGIVLQHTTNRVLI from the coding sequence ATGGCTATCACCGAGATCCAGCTCTTCTCTGTACCGGTCACCGATCAGGACCGCTCGCGAGACTTCTATCGCGACGTCCTCGGGTTCCAGGTGCTCGGCGACCAGCAGGTCACCCCTGAGATGCGATGGGTGCAGCTCGCTCCTCCGCGAGGCTCCACTGCGATCACGCTCGTGACATGGTTCCCGACGATGAAGCCGGGCGACCTCAAGGGGATCGTGCTCGAGACAGACGACCTCGACGGCGACGTCGAGCGTCTCTCGCGCGACGGCGTCGTCTTCGAGACGCCGATCGAGGAGCAGGCGTGGGGGCGCTTCGCGACCTTCAACGACCCCGACGGCAACGGCATCGTGCTGCAGCACACGACGAACCGTGTCCTCATCTGA
- a CDS encoding HpcH/HpaI aldolase/citrate lyase family protein, which produces MSDAQGLQQAGPPDTGGIVRRPVPADLARSWLLVPGTDLERIDQGARSSADAVILDIEDAVDPSRKREARGVVSGWLASGGEAWVRVNDATTEFWEEDLRDLRGATGLLGIMLAKTEDAGQVARTHAILGSHVRIVALVESAQGIEDATSIAKAPGTFRLAFGSGDFRRDTGMSADKEAMAYPRARLVVASRVGGLPGPIDGPTVGESHPVLREQSGVTVMMGMTGKLCLTADQAPVVNEVISPMRTDVTWAYDFLADFRARGEVIRDGSDLPRLGRARKIVTLAEAFDVSPV; this is translated from the coding sequence ATGAGCGACGCGCAAGGACTCCAGCAGGCCGGCCCTCCAGACACCGGCGGGATCGTTCGCCGACCCGTGCCGGCCGACCTGGCGCGCTCCTGGCTCCTCGTCCCCGGGACCGACCTCGAGCGGATCGACCAGGGGGCACGCTCCTCGGCTGACGCTGTGATCCTCGACATCGAGGATGCTGTCGATCCGTCGCGCAAGCGCGAGGCGCGAGGTGTCGTCTCCGGTTGGCTCGCCTCAGGCGGCGAGGCCTGGGTGCGCGTCAACGACGCCACCACCGAGTTCTGGGAAGAGGACCTGCGCGACCTGCGCGGCGCCACCGGGCTCCTCGGGATCATGCTCGCCAAGACCGAGGACGCGGGCCAGGTCGCGCGCACCCATGCGATCCTCGGGTCGCACGTGCGCATCGTGGCGCTCGTCGAGTCTGCGCAGGGGATCGAGGACGCGACCTCGATCGCGAAGGCGCCAGGGACGTTCCGGCTCGCGTTCGGGAGCGGCGACTTCCGTCGGGACACCGGGATGAGCGCGGACAAAGAGGCGATGGCCTACCCGCGGGCCAGGCTCGTCGTCGCGAGCCGTGTCGGCGGGCTGCCCGGACCGATCGACGGGCCGACGGTGGGGGAGTCCCACCCGGTGCTGCGAGAGCAGTCCGGCGTGACGGTCATGATGGGCATGACGGGGAAGCTGTGCCTGACGGCCGACCAGGCCCCGGTCGTCAACGAGGTGATCAGCCCGATGCGCACCGACGTGACGTGGGCGTACGACTTCCTCGCAGACTTCCGTGCGCGAGGTGAGGTCATCAGGGACGGCAGCGACCTGCCCCGGCTGGGGCGAGCGCGCAAGATCGTCACCCTGGCCGAAGCGTTCGACGTCAGCCCTGTCTGA
- the uraD gene encoding 2-oxo-4-hydroxy-4-carboxy-5-ureidoimidazoline decarboxylase, giving the protein MLLAEFNAADRDHGAVVLRPCLDIERWIDEILTGRPYASAEDLLGRARSAAEPLTDDEVDRALAHHPRIGERAPGSGAEAAMSQAEQGGVDRLDESVARALRDGNEAYERRFDRVFLIRAAGRGPEEIVAALRTRLDNPVEVEDRVVAEQLREIAVLRLSRTVTA; this is encoded by the coding sequence GTGCTCCTCGCAGAGTTCAACGCTGCCGACCGTGACCACGGCGCCGTCGTGCTGCGCCCGTGCCTCGATATCGAGCGGTGGATCGACGAGATCCTGACCGGCAGACCCTACGCGTCGGCCGAGGATCTCCTCGGGCGCGCGCGATCAGCCGCCGAGCCGTTGACAGACGACGAGGTGGACCGCGCGCTGGCGCACCACCCGCGGATCGGCGAGCGCGCGCCCGGTTCCGGTGCGGAGGCGGCGATGTCGCAAGCGGAGCAGGGTGGAGTCGATCGCCTCGACGAGAGCGTGGCGCGCGCTCTGCGCGACGGCAACGAGGCGTACGAGCGGCGGTTCGACCGGGTCTTCCTCATCCGGGCAGCCGGCCGCGGCCCGGAGGAGATCGTGGCTGCGCTCCGCACGCGGTTGGACAACCCGGTCGAGGTCGAGGACCGGGTCGTCGCCGAACAGCTGCGAGAGATCGCCGTCCTGCGTCTGAGCCGGACGGTGACGGCATGA
- the uraH gene encoding hydroxyisourate hydrolase gives MTVSHVTAHVLDTTTGSPAAGVEIVLERAEGDGRTAGGWAFVARSVTDDDGRVRGLGPELLAPGTYRLTFETGAYFAASGVETFFPYITVVFTVDATGRHYHVPLLVSPFALSSYRGS, from the coding sequence ATGACGGTCTCTCACGTGACAGCGCACGTGCTCGACACGACGACGGGCTCGCCGGCAGCCGGTGTCGAGATCGTGCTCGAGCGCGCGGAGGGCGACGGCAGGACCGCTGGGGGCTGGGCCTTCGTCGCTCGCAGCGTGACCGACGACGACGGACGGGTCCGCGGGCTCGGACCGGAGCTGCTGGCTCCGGGGACGTATCGGCTCACCTTCGAGACCGGTGCATACTTTGCTGCCAGCGGCGTCGAGACGTTCTTCCCGTACATCACGGTCGTCTTCACCGTCGACGCCACCGGCAGGCATTACCACGTGCCGCTCCTCGTCAGCCCGTTCGCGCTCTCCAGCTACCGCGGAAGCTGA
- the aceB gene encoding malate synthase A gives MPSGSGPQHLPSDVAGAQDILVPEAMEFLAELHRRFADRRDELLVVRGERRAQVAATGRLDFLPETADIRSGDWTVAPAPAALVDRRVEITGPASPAKMAINALNSGAKVWLADLEDASSPTWSNVVDSQVNLFATARGSLAFTSAEGKAYALREDAPLAVVVVRPRGWHLDEANITFDGRPAIGALVDFGLHFFHNAARLAQDGAGPFYYLPKLESHLEARLWNDVFVYAQDALGIPQGTVRATILIETIPAAFEMEEILYELREHASGLNAGRWDYLFSVIKYFRDAGEGFVLPDRGSITMTAPFMKAYTDLLVRTCHKRGAFAMGGMAAFIPDRSLPEVTAQAVAKVRADKTREATDGFDGSWVAHPDLVATCREVFDDVLGDETNQLRLLREDVEVTADQLLDVASAGGEVTEEGLRSNLYVAVAYTAGWLAGNGAVAIHHLMEDAATAEISRSQVWQQIHNAVTLADTGRTVDAALVRSILGEECDRLRSEVGAAAFARVYALAAALVEDICLSDDYTDFLTVPAYELLVRL, from the coding sequence ATGCCTTCCGGCTCCGGGCCCCAGCACCTTCCGTCCGACGTCGCTGGCGCGCAGGACATCCTGGTACCGGAGGCGATGGAGTTCCTCGCCGAGCTCCATCGTCGCTTCGCTGACCGGCGCGACGAGCTCCTCGTCGTTCGCGGTGAGCGCCGTGCACAGGTTGCCGCGACCGGTCGTCTCGACTTCTTGCCGGAGACCGCCGACATCCGTTCGGGGGACTGGACGGTCGCTCCTGCGCCAGCCGCGCTCGTCGACCGACGCGTCGAGATCACCGGGCCCGCGTCCCCGGCGAAGATGGCGATCAACGCGCTGAACTCCGGGGCGAAGGTCTGGCTCGCGGACCTCGAGGACGCGAGCTCGCCCACGTGGTCGAACGTCGTCGACTCCCAGGTCAACCTCTTCGCCACGGCGCGCGGCAGCCTCGCCTTCACGTCGGCCGAGGGCAAGGCCTACGCCCTGCGAGAGGACGCACCCCTGGCTGTCGTCGTCGTCCGTCCGCGCGGATGGCACCTCGACGAGGCCAACATCACCTTCGACGGGCGCCCAGCGATCGGTGCGCTCGTCGACTTCGGTCTTCACTTCTTCCACAACGCGGCTCGCCTCGCGCAGGACGGCGCCGGCCCGTTCTACTACCTGCCCAAGCTCGAGAGCCACCTCGAGGCGCGCCTGTGGAACGACGTCTTCGTCTATGCACAGGACGCGCTCGGGATCCCGCAGGGCACGGTCCGCGCCACGATCCTCATCGAGACGATCCCTGCCGCGTTCGAGATGGAGGAGATCCTCTACGAGCTGCGCGAGCACGCGTCGGGGCTCAACGCGGGACGCTGGGACTACCTCTTCTCTGTCATCAAGTACTTCCGGGACGCGGGCGAAGGCTTCGTGCTCCCGGACCGCGGGAGCATCACGATGACGGCGCCGTTCATGAAGGCGTACACGGATCTTCTCGTGCGGACGTGCCACAAGCGTGGAGCGTTCGCCATGGGCGGCATGGCGGCGTTCATCCCCGACCGCTCGCTGCCGGAGGTCACCGCGCAGGCCGTCGCCAAGGTCCGTGCGGACAAGACCCGTGAGGCGACGGACGGTTTCGACGGGTCCTGGGTGGCTCACCCGGACCTCGTCGCCACCTGCCGCGAGGTCTTCGACGACGTGCTCGGTGACGAGACCAACCAGCTGCGCCTGCTCCGTGAGGACGTCGAGGTCACCGCCGACCAGCTGCTCGACGTCGCGTCGGCCGGCGGCGAGGTCACGGAAGAGGGTCTGCGCAGCAACCTCTACGTGGCCGTGGCGTACACGGCCGGGTGGTTGGCCGGGAACGGCGCCGTGGCGATCCATCACCTCATGGAGGATGCCGCCACCGCGGAGATCTCCCGGTCGCAGGTGTGGCAGCAGATCCACAATGCTGTGACGCTCGCGGACACCGGCCGGACCGTCGACGCGGCGCTGGTCCGGTCGATCCTCGGGGAGGAGTGCGACCGCCTGCGCTCCGAGGTGGGGGCAGCGGCCTTCGCGCGCGTGTACGCGCTGGCTGCCGCGCTCGTCGAGGACATCTGCCTCTCCGACGACTACACGGACTTCCTCACGGTGCCTGCCTACGAGCTCCTCGTCCGCCTGTGA